Sequence from the Luteibacter aegosomaticola genome:
ACATCAGCACCGGTAGCGACTGGATCGAGCTCGACATGCAGGGCCGCCGCCCGAAGGCCGTGAACCTGGTAACGGCACCGTACCCGGCGTTCCCCACCGACATGCAGGCGCAGTTCACCGCGCTGAACTGCGTGGCCGAAGGCGTGGGCGTGATCACCGAGACGGTGTTCGAAAATCGCTTCATGCACGCGCTGGAACTGCAGCGCCTCGGTGCGGATATCCGTCTGGAAGGCAACACGGCGATCATCACCGGCGTGCCGAAGATGAGCGGCGCGCCGATCATGGCCACCGACCTGCGTGCCTCGGCGTGCCTCGTGCTTGCCGGCCTCGTGGCCGAAGGCGATACCACGGTCGATCGCGTCTACCACATCGATCGCGGCTACGAGAACATCGAGGAAAAGCTCGGCGTACTGGGTGCCCGCATCCGCCGCCTCGCTAGCTAAGCCGCATTTTGTAGGAGATAAAAAAACCGCCTCGTGAGGCGGTTTTTTTTATTGAGCCATCGATCGCTGGCTCTCATGCGCCGCGTGGTGTCAATCTGCCTTACGGTTTCCCAGCGACGTGTGCCAGTCTTCCAACTGCTGCGCGCGTTGTGCCGTGACTTCCATCATGCAGATCGATTGGGTGGCCGGCGCGGCGTCGGAACCGAATCGATCGGCACGAGCGGCGCAGTCCTTTTGAATGAAGGCGAGCCAGGCGCGTTGCGCGGCCTGAGTGTCGCCGATAGCTTGCTTATCGCCAGCCAATTGCCCGAGCAGCGCCTTGTAAGCCTTGTTCAGGCGGGCGTCCTGGAACTTGAATTCCTCATCCGCGCAATCACCCTGCGCGGGTACGCGGCCCTGCGTGGCGGCCACGCAGCTGTCGTAAGCCGGACGCACGCCGTAATACTTCGTCGAAATGTAAGACAGGCGTTCCACGCCCGGCATGATGGCCACGCCATTGATGGCTTCGGCAGGGCTGGCATGCGCTGTGCCAACAAGGCAGGCAAGCAGGAGCACGGCGGGGGCAGCTCGCATCAAGAGCATGACATCTTCCTTAGGGGCATGAAGCCGGAAGCGTAGCGTACTGATCGCCGGTGAAGGCGATGCTAACGGCGCCAGTTGCCGCAAACGCGAAGCCCGCCACAAAGGGCGGGCTTCATCGGCTCATTTGCCTTCGAACTTGACCAGTTCGAGGGTCAGGTCGCCGCCATCCTTCTGGGCGAGCTTGACCGGGACCGGGTACTTCGCCGGGACGTACCAGGCATTGAAGCCGCGGTCCTGATCGGTGCGGTCGACGCGCACGGCATCGAACGCGCCAGCGGGCACGTTCACCTTTTCGTTCGCGGCCACCTTGAAGGTCTGGGTCTCCACGGCCTGCTTGACGCCAACCGGGAACGTGGCTTCCTTCGCCCCGCCGTGCAGCGCGATGCCCAGGGCAAGCGGCAGGGTGTTGCGATCGACCATGCCCGGCTGGGCGGTGTAGGAGAACGACTTGCTGTTGTCCTGGACCTGCACGGTGTTGCCGTTGACGGTGAGCGTGCGGCTCTTCGGCTTGAAGGCCGACTGCAGGTCGTACTTGTACGAGACGGCCTGCGGCACCTTGCCGGACCAGGTGAAGCGCGACACTTCGGAGCTGCTGGCGCCAATGGCGGCGGCGAGGCCGGACGTGCCGGTGATCTTATTGCTGTATTCGAACTGGCCATTGCCCGCCGGCTTGAGCGTAAGCGTGGCATTGCCCAGCGGCGAGCCGCCTTGCAGCACGTTGTAGGTGGCGGTGAAGGACTGCGGCACGTCCGCGGCGAACGCGGCGGCGGGCAGGGCGAGGGCCAGGCCAAGGCTGGCGCGGAGGAGGGTGGTCTTCATGCCACCGAGTTTAAACCCGGCGGCTGAATGCGGGGTCAAACGTCATGGAACCGCGCGTCAACCCCGTAGGAGCCCACCCTGTGGGCGACATCTTTCGCCTCGAGGCAGCGGGGCTTTGTGCTGTTTTCGCGAACGGCGTCGCCCACAGGGTGGGCTCCTACAGGTGTGCGAGCGTCAGGGGCGAGGTTAGGCGGTGGTTGTCGAAGAGCGGTGCGTCGTCCCAGCGCAGGCGGCCCATGGCGATGGCGCGGACGACGGCAGGCAGAAGCGCATGTTCTTCCGCGAGGAGGCGCGTGGCCAGGGTTTCTTCCGTATCGGCAGGGCCCACGTTGATACGTGCCTGCGCCACGACCGGGCCACCATCGAGCTCAGCGGTGACGAAATGCACGCTGGCGCCATGCTCGGCATCGCCTGCCTCAAGGCAGCGGCGGTGGGTGTGCAGCCCCTGGTACTTCGGCAGCAGCGAAGGGTGGATGTTGATCGCGCGACCTTCCCAGGCCGACACCACCGACGCATCGATGATCCGCATGTAGCCCGCAAGCACGAGCAGGTCGGGCGTCGCCTCGGCCACCGCGCCAAACAGCGCGCGATCGAACGACACGCGGTCCGGGAAATCCTTCGGGCTCATCGCCACGGTGGGAATGCCGGCATCGCGGGCAACCTGGAGGGCACCGGCCTTGCTCTTGTCGCTGCCGACCAGAACGAACTCCACGGGCAATCTGGCAGCGATCAGCGCAGCCAGGTTGCTGCCGCGCCCGGAGGCGAGCACGGCGACACGCAGGGGACGATCCACGGGGTGGCTCAGGCGATGTGGACGCGCTCGTCGCCGCTGGCGGCAACGACCGAACCGATCACCCACGTATCAAGGCCATGGGCTGCGAGGACGGCCTTGGC
This genomic interval carries:
- a CDS encoding lysozyme inhibitor LprI family protein — encoded protein: MLLMRAAPAVLLLACLVGTAHASPAEAINGVAIMPGVERLSYISTKYYGVRPAYDSCVAATQGRVPAQGDCADEEFKFQDARLNKAYKALLGQLAGDKQAIGDTQAAQRAWLAFIQKDCAARADRFGSDAAPATQSICMMEVTAQRAQQLEDWHTSLGNRKAD
- the purN gene encoding phosphoribosylglycinamide formyltransferase, translating into MDRPLRVAVLASGRGSNLAALIAARLPVEFVLVGSDKSKAGALQVARDAGIPTVAMSPKDFPDRVSFDRALFGAVAEATPDLLVLAGYMRIIDASVVSAWEGRAINIHPSLLPKYQGLHTHRRCLEAGDAEHGASVHFVTAELDGGPVVAQARINVGPADTEETLATRLLAEEHALLPAVVRAIAMGRLRWDDAPLFDNHRLTSPLTLAHL
- a CDS encoding DUF3108 domain-containing protein — translated: MKTTLLRASLGLALALPAAAFAADVPQSFTATYNVLQGGSPLGNATLTLKPAGNGQFEYSNKITGTSGLAAAIGASSSEVSRFTWSGKVPQAVSYKYDLQSAFKPKSRTLTVNGNTVQVQDNSKSFSYTAQPGMVDRNTLPLALGIALHGGAKEATFPVGVKQAVETQTFKVAANEKVNVPAGAFDAVRVDRTDQDRGFNAWYVPAKYPVPVKLAQKDGGDLTLELVKFEGK